One genomic segment of Bosea sp. 685 includes these proteins:
- a CDS encoding MOSC domain-containing protein yields MIAQVWSGELLHIHIAPAASYEMEELPQANLIAGKGIEGDRYYLGTGTYSARPAVREVTLIEAEVLEHLEIGEPQVPGIKLSLSPAEHRRNLTTRGVPLNHLVGKRFRVGDVVLRGARLNFPCKYIEELLGIPRLFESLLNRSGLNCAIEVGGVIRPGDRIVPLED; encoded by the coding sequence ATGATAGCGCAAGTCTGGTCCGGGGAACTTCTGCATATCCACATCGCTCCTGCCGCCTCCTACGAGATGGAGGAGCTGCCCCAAGCGAACCTGATCGCGGGGAAGGGGATCGAAGGCGATCGATATTATCTCGGAACCGGAACGTATTCGGCAAGGCCTGCCGTACGTGAGGTGACTCTGATCGAGGCCGAGGTGCTCGAGCATCTGGAGATAGGAGAGCCGCAGGTTCCAGGGATAAAGCTGAGCCTGTCCCCGGCGGAGCATCGCCGTAACCTCACGACCAGGGGCGTGCCCCTCAACCACCTCGTCGGCAAACGTTTTCGAGTTGGCGATGTGGTCCTCCGGGGAGCCAGGCTGAACTTCCCCTGCAAGTACATCGAAGAGCTCCTTGGCATCCCGAGATTGTTCGAGTCGCTGCTCAATCGGTCAGGTCTCAATTGCGCGATCGAGGTCGGGGGCGTCATTCGCCCCGGTGATCGCATCGTTCCTTTGGAGGATTAA
- a CDS encoding PDR/VanB family oxidoreductase, translated as MAAPRLIMKMKVAALRPEPGEVNVVEFRHPRRPVLPAFEPGSHVDIHLPDGKVRQYSLMNDPADLSKYVIGVKREDGGRGGSTWLHANLNVGDEVAVSTPRNHFKLNDEARSHLLLAGGIGITPMISMARALKAQGQAFVLHFFARSRAVAPLLSDLETEIAAGSLALHFDDDPTSTVNLADLLRDQPDGMHLYYCGPPGFMAWTRANSAHWNSDTVHFEAFQPDLDPDFVPAPFIMQLRSSGRELEVPADVSALTVLRAAGVPLLSSCENGVCGSCECGFVAGEPIHRDAVLTPGAKSDRFIPCVSRAKGRLVLDL; from the coding sequence ATGGCCGCACCACGTCTCATCATGAAGATGAAGGTAGCAGCCCTTCGTCCCGAACCCGGCGAAGTGAACGTCGTCGAATTCCGCCACCCGCGGCGGCCCGTGCTGCCCGCTTTCGAGCCTGGCTCGCACGTCGACATACACCTTCCAGACGGCAAGGTGCGCCAGTACTCGTTGATGAACGACCCGGCGGATCTATCGAAGTACGTGATTGGGGTGAAACGCGAGGACGGCGGACGGGGCGGCTCGACCTGGCTGCATGCCAACTTGAACGTGGGCGACGAGGTCGCCGTCTCGACACCGCGCAATCACTTCAAGCTAAATGACGAAGCGCGGTCGCATCTGCTTTTGGCGGGTGGCATCGGGATCACGCCGATGATCTCCATGGCGCGGGCGTTGAAGGCGCAAGGGCAAGCATTCGTCCTGCATTTCTTTGCGAGGAGCCGCGCTGTCGCCCCGCTGCTGTCGGATCTCGAAACGGAGATCGCCGCCGGCTCGCTCGCACTTCATTTCGACGACGATCCGACATCCACCGTGAATCTGGCGGACCTGCTGAGGGACCAGCCGGATGGGATGCACCTCTACTATTGCGGACCACCGGGTTTCATGGCCTGGACGAGGGCCAACTCCGCTCATTGGAACAGCGATACGGTCCACTTCGAGGCCTTCCAGCCCGATCTGGACCCCGATTTCGTCCCTGCCCCATTCATCATGCAATTGCGTTCGAGCGGACGCGAGTTGGAGGTTCCTGCCGACGTATCCGCGCTCACCGTGCTTCGCGCCGCGGGTGTTCCGCTCCTTTCGTCTTGTGAGAATGGAGTGTGCGGCAGTTGCGAGTGTGGGTTTGTCGCCGGGGAACCTATCCACCGCGACGCGGTGCTGACGCCCGGCGCCAAAAGCGACCGATTCATACCCTGCGTGTCCAGGGCCAAAGGGCGTCTCGTCCTGGATCTTTGA
- a CDS encoding PLP-dependent aspartate aminotransferase family protein, with the protein MSHSKNTAPGSNERVDGFATRAIHFGYDPSLYGGAVAPPVFFTSTYGFESMEEMDAAASQGGKLYAREHNPTTEILEARLANLEGAEAALAVATGMAAAGTLMLGLLSQGDEIIVHRTLYSNTVALTRDGIPRFGIKVIPVDLSEPANLDAALTAKTKLVYFETPVNPTSEILDIAAISARAAKVGAKVVVDSTFASPALQRPLEHGAHIVLHSLTKYINGHGDVLGGVLLGDRDTIAHLHSHGLRYLTGATLSPMTAGLIMRGLKTLPLRMERHSRTALTIAQRLADHRAVAWVRYPFLEGSPGYEIAKRQMSGGSGMLSFGLRNGFDGARRVLDRLQLASRGVSLGDVETLVTHPASILRARQTVRPEAKPVEGVGDDLIRFSVGLEDEADIWNDLAQALENA; encoded by the coding sequence ATGTCGCATTCCAAAAATACCGCCCCGGGCTCCAACGAACGCGTGGACGGCTTTGCGACACGGGCGATCCATTTCGGTTACGACCCATCGCTGTACGGCGGCGCGGTTGCTCCGCCCGTATTCTTCACTTCGACGTACGGCTTCGAGAGCATGGAGGAAATGGACGCGGCGGCTTCCCAAGGCGGTAAGTTGTATGCGCGCGAGCACAATCCTACGACTGAGATCCTCGAAGCCCGTTTGGCAAATCTGGAGGGTGCCGAAGCGGCGCTTGCGGTCGCCACCGGCATGGCAGCCGCTGGAACCCTGATGCTCGGCCTGCTGTCACAAGGCGACGAGATCATCGTCCACCGGACGCTGTACTCGAACACCGTGGCACTGACGCGCGACGGCATACCGCGTTTCGGTATAAAAGTGATTCCCGTCGACTTGTCCGAACCCGCGAACTTGGATGCGGCGCTGACGGCGAAGACGAAGCTGGTGTATTTCGAAACGCCAGTTAACCCAACCTCCGAGATCCTCGACATCGCCGCCATCTCCGCACGGGCCGCGAAGGTTGGCGCGAAGGTGGTCGTGGACAGCACGTTCGCTTCGCCGGCGCTTCAGCGACCGCTGGAGCACGGGGCTCATATCGTCCTCCATTCACTTACCAAGTACATCAACGGTCACGGCGACGTCCTGGGTGGTGTGCTGCTGGGCGATCGGGACACGATCGCCCATCTCCACAGCCACGGTCTCCGGTACCTGACCGGCGCGACGCTGTCGCCCATGACCGCAGGCCTCATCATGCGCGGCTTGAAGACATTGCCCCTTCGCATGGAGCGCCACAGCCGCACGGCTTTGACGATTGCGCAAAGGCTGGCCGATCACCGCGCCGTCGCCTGGGTCCGCTATCCCTTCCTGGAAGGCTCGCCGGGCTACGAGATTGCCAAGAGGCAGATGAGCGGCGGCTCCGGCATGCTGTCATTCGGCCTCAGGAACGGCTTCGATGGCGCCCGACGGGTGCTGGATCGCCTCCAGCTCGCCAGCCGGGGCGTGAGCCTCGGCGATGTCGAGACCCTCGTCACGCATCCGGCGAGCATCCTGCGCGCCCGGCAGACGGTCAGGCCCGAGGCAAAACCCGTCGAAGGCGTCGGCGACGACCTCATTCGGTTCTCCGTGGGTCTCGAGGATGAGGCGGACATCTGGAACGATCTCGCACAAGCCCTCGAGAATGCGTGA
- a CDS encoding amino acid ABC transporter substrate-binding protein, translating to MKRHHSIWGASSLVLGVFAAGFATAGPTVDKIKARGAIICGVSQGIAGFSIPDSSGKWSGMDVDLCRGLAAAVFDDPNKVQYSPLSAKDRFTALQSSAVDLLARNTTWTMQREASLGMNFAVVNFYDGNSFMTKKSLNVKNAKDLGGASICVTAGTTMELNVADFFRANQMKFEPVVFVTADETAKAYETGRCDVLIADSSANYSRRAQLQKPDDHIVLPELISKEPLGPAVRQGDDQWLNIVKWTHYAMINAEELGVTKANVVEMRSSTNPEIRRLLGLEGNLGEGLGLSKDWADRIVRAVGNYGEVYDRNVGQGSVIKIERTTNALWTKGGLQYAPPVR from the coding sequence ATGAAGCGTCATCATAGCATCTGGGGAGCCTCGTCCTTGGTTTTGGGCGTGTTTGCCGCCGGCTTCGCGACCGCGGGGCCCACGGTGGACAAGATCAAGGCTAGGGGAGCGATAATTTGCGGCGTCTCGCAAGGCATCGCCGGCTTCTCCATTCCCGACAGCTCGGGGAAATGGTCCGGCATGGACGTCGATCTCTGTCGCGGACTGGCCGCGGCCGTCTTCGACGATCCGAACAAGGTCCAGTACTCGCCCCTCTCGGCAAAGGATCGGTTCACCGCCTTGCAGTCGAGCGCCGTGGACCTCCTGGCCCGCAACACGACGTGGACCATGCAGCGCGAGGCCTCCTTGGGAATGAACTTCGCCGTCGTCAATTTCTATGACGGCAACAGCTTCATGACCAAGAAGTCGTTGAACGTGAAGAACGCCAAGGACCTCGGTGGCGCGTCGATCTGCGTGACCGCGGGGACGACGATGGAGCTCAACGTCGCGGATTTCTTCCGCGCCAACCAGATGAAGTTCGAGCCCGTCGTGTTCGTCACCGCGGACGAGACCGCGAAGGCCTACGAGACCGGCCGATGCGACGTCCTCATTGCAGACTCGTCCGCCAATTACTCGCGTCGGGCGCAGCTTCAGAAGCCGGACGACCACATCGTGTTGCCCGAATTGATTTCGAAGGAACCGCTGGGCCCGGCCGTTCGTCAAGGCGACGACCAATGGCTGAACATCGTGAAGTGGACCCACTACGCGATGATCAACGCCGAGGAACTCGGGGTTACGAAAGCCAACGTCGTCGAGATGCGCTCGTCCACCAATCCGGAAATTCGCCGGCTTCTGGGGCTCGAGGGGAATCTCGGTGAAGGTCTGGGGCTCTCCAAGGACTGGGCGGACCGTATCGTCCGAGCTGTCGGCAACTACGGGGAGGTCTACGACAGGAACGTCGGGCAGGGATCGGTCATCAAGATCGAGCGGACCACGAACGCCCTATGGACCAAGGGCGGCCTGCAATACGCGCCCCCGGTGAGATGA
- a CDS encoding ABC transporter permease subunit, whose amino-acid sequence MTRDAPGRRRETSRTALVNDPKVRRFVLQTLLIVVLSFAAYSAVKNVAANLANQRISSGFGFLDQTAGFGISQALIPWSETMTYGRAYLVGLVNTMLVSAVAILMSTILGFAVGIARLAPNFIISQLARWYVELVRNLPLLFQILFWYLAILSAMPPPRSALNLLGSVFLSQRGLTLPQPVIQPGAALLGLAALAVLVGGVLIVRWSRIRRERTGFGMPRIVSLGLTAAAVALLGVVYVFAGAPLQLDAPQQGRFNLSGGVTMMPEFAAFAIALTLYSAANIGEIVRAGIQGVGKGQTEAGRSLGLRAGSILRLVTIPQAMRIIIPMMTSMYLNIVKNSSLGVSIGYPELVSVGGTILNNTGQAIEVIAMWMATYLTISIATSLFMNWYNARIALVSR is encoded by the coding sequence ATGACCCGTGACGCTCCCGGACGCCGGCGCGAGACGAGCCGTACCGCTCTGGTCAACGACCCGAAAGTACGGCGTTTCGTCCTGCAGACCCTTTTGATCGTCGTGCTGTCGTTCGCCGCTTACAGCGCGGTCAAGAACGTCGCGGCGAACTTGGCCAACCAACGAATTTCAAGCGGCTTCGGCTTCTTGGACCAAACGGCAGGTTTCGGGATTTCCCAAGCACTGATCCCATGGTCCGAGACGATGACCTATGGCAGGGCGTATCTCGTCGGCCTCGTGAACACAATGCTGGTGTCGGCCGTGGCGATCCTAATGTCGACGATCCTCGGCTTCGCCGTGGGCATAGCTCGGCTGGCACCGAATTTCATCATATCGCAACTCGCGAGATGGTACGTCGAGCTCGTCAGAAACCTGCCGCTCCTTTTCCAGATTTTGTTCTGGTACCTGGCGATCCTGTCGGCGATGCCGCCGCCCCGGTCGGCCCTGAACCTCCTGGGCTCGGTTTTCCTGAGCCAACGCGGACTCACCCTGCCGCAACCGGTGATCCAGCCCGGAGCCGCGTTGTTGGGCTTGGCTGCGCTCGCCGTTCTCGTAGGTGGCGTCCTGATCGTTCGATGGTCAAGGATCAGGCGCGAACGCACCGGGTTCGGCATGCCCAGGATCGTATCGCTCGGTCTTACCGCGGCGGCGGTCGCATTGCTGGGCGTCGTCTACGTTTTCGCCGGGGCTCCCCTGCAACTCGACGCGCCTCAGCAAGGCCGTTTCAACCTGTCGGGCGGCGTCACGATGATGCCCGAGTTCGCCGCCTTCGCGATCGCCCTGACGCTCTACAGCGCCGCGAACATCGGCGAGATCGTGCGGGCCGGCATCCAGGGTGTCGGCAAGGGCCAGACGGAAGCCGGGCGCTCGCTCGGGTTACGCGCGGGATCCATCCTGCGGTTGGTCACGATACCCCAGGCCATGCGCATCATAATTCCGATGATGACGAGCATGTACTTGAACATCGTCAAGAACTCGTCGTTGGGCGTGAGTATCGGATACCCGGAGTTGGTCTCAGTCGGCGGGACAATCCTCAACAATACAGGACAGGCGATCGAGGTGATCGCGATGTGGATGGCGACATATCTCACGATTTCGATCGCGACCTCGCTTTTCATGAATTGGTACAACGCGCGCATCGCGCTCGTCTCGAGGTAG
- a CDS encoding amino acid ABC transporter permease, with amino-acid sequence MTITFVRGEPLPSMPAPNMDVGPLRWLRREVFSSPMQAVATAAGAYVAYLLISSFIDFTVIRAVWQGNDRAACSNLPYEVGACWPFIWAKLGQLTYGFYPVDERWRINLVFVVSLALLIPLSMPRAPYKLHNGIAFLGVFPIFAFILLYGGSIVTPWMSVASVVFAAASAIALALHLMQLNEQANLQPLRYGAVAIALVLGFAIAKVAGVPWLVPSIELALLFASGAAFVEAYLDGRAARKRWASYGVLTAAIAWTFAAAVGSAAFEEPSLPVVPTSQWGGLFVTLVVATTGIVASLPIGIVLALARRSNAAVLRFTSIAFIEIVRGVPLITVLFFATYMLPLFLEHSPDAMVRVLVGISLFSGAYMAETVRGGLQAIGSGQHEAAAALGLNYGQSTGLIVLPQALRLVIPGIVNSFIGLLKDTTLVSIVAIFDLLGGLRAAFADPNWTAPSTLYTGFAYAGIIYFALCFLISTYSARLEKRLQVGHRN; translated from the coding sequence ATGACGATCACGTTCGTGCGGGGTGAACCGCTGCCTTCAATGCCGGCTCCGAACATGGACGTCGGACCGTTGCGGTGGCTGCGGCGAGAAGTTTTTTCCAGTCCGATGCAGGCCGTCGCGACGGCGGCAGGGGCGTATGTCGCCTATCTGTTGATCAGCTCGTTCATCGATTTCACGGTGATCAGAGCCGTCTGGCAGGGTAACGATCGGGCGGCCTGCAGCAACCTGCCCTACGAGGTCGGGGCGTGTTGGCCGTTCATCTGGGCCAAACTAGGGCAATTGACCTACGGGTTCTATCCTGTGGACGAACGCTGGCGCATCAACCTGGTCTTTGTAGTCTCCTTGGCGCTCCTGATACCACTGTCGATGCCACGGGCACCGTACAAGCTGCACAATGGCATCGCGTTCTTGGGCGTGTTTCCGATTTTCGCGTTCATACTCCTTTACGGGGGATCGATCGTAACGCCCTGGATGAGCGTCGCCTCGGTCGTCTTCGCCGCGGCGTCGGCGATCGCGCTCGCCCTCCATCTGATGCAGCTGAACGAGCAGGCGAACCTTCAGCCCCTGCGGTACGGGGCGGTGGCGATCGCCCTCGTCCTTGGTTTCGCGATCGCAAAGGTGGCGGGGGTGCCGTGGCTCGTCCCCTCAATCGAACTGGCGCTGCTATTCGCGTCTGGCGCCGCATTCGTCGAGGCATATCTAGACGGGCGAGCGGCCCGGAAGAGGTGGGCGTCTTATGGCGTGCTGACGGCGGCAATCGCGTGGACGTTCGCCGCCGCGGTCGGTTCGGCGGCCTTCGAGGAGCCGTCGCTCCCGGTCGTACCCACGTCTCAGTGGGGCGGATTGTTCGTCACATTGGTCGTCGCCACGACCGGGATCGTGGCCTCCCTGCCCATCGGCATCGTTCTCGCCCTGGCTCGCCGCTCGAACGCGGCCGTCCTGCGGTTCACCTCCATCGCTTTTATTGAGATCGTGCGCGGCGTCCCGCTGATCACCGTTCTGTTCTTCGCCACTTACATGCTGCCTCTATTCTTGGAGCATTCGCCGGACGCCATGGTCAGGGTCCTGGTTGGAATATCCCTATTTTCGGGGGCCTACATGGCGGAGACCGTACGGGGAGGGCTCCAGGCAATCGGGAGCGGACAGCACGAGGCGGCTGCGGCGCTGGGTCTGAACTATGGCCAGTCCACCGGTCTCATCGTGTTGCCGCAAGCGTTGCGGCTGGTCATCCCGGGGATCGTCAACTCGTTCATCGGTTTGCTCAAGGACACCACCCTCGTCTCCATCGTCGCCATCTTCGATCTGCTCGGCGGGCTGCGTGCCGCATTCGCAGATCCGAACTGGACGGCTCCGTCGACGCTCTACACGGGGTTTGCGTACGCAGGGATAATTTATTTCGCGCTCTGCTTCCTCATTTCCACCTACTCGGCTCGCCTGGAGA